A single window of Jiangella alkaliphila DNA harbors:
- a CDS encoding DMT family transporter, whose translation MEVALVVLTVLVGALLTTQAAANVQLNGALGNPAAAAALQLALAGVLLVVVAAAAGELPALTSAGSVPAWQLLGGLGSALYIGAGIVLFPQLGALTSMGLFITGQLAGSVVLDGFGLLGLEQRTPSVPVALGALAVGYGIAAIVRTGRQAGACPDVRRLTMLYALGLVAGAGLPVQAAVNARLRTGLDAPFGAAVVSFGVALAAMVVVLAVVLAAGAPRPRPAGLRRMPWWGWAGGVVGAGYVTTTLVAVGEIGAAPTVALTVAGQQLASAVADHRGLLRLPRRPLTVTRLTGVTTLVAGAALIQLG comes from the coding sequence ATGGAAGTCGCCCTCGTCGTCCTCACCGTCCTGGTCGGAGCGCTGCTGACCACGCAGGCCGCCGCCAACGTCCAGCTCAACGGCGCCCTCGGCAATCCGGCAGCCGCGGCGGCGCTGCAGCTGGCCCTCGCCGGCGTGCTGCTGGTCGTCGTTGCGGCAGCCGCGGGCGAGCTGCCCGCGCTGACGTCCGCCGGATCGGTGCCGGCCTGGCAGCTGCTCGGCGGGCTCGGCAGCGCGCTGTACATCGGCGCCGGGATCGTGCTGTTCCCCCAGCTCGGCGCGCTGACCAGCATGGGCCTGTTCATCACCGGTCAGCTGGCCGGGTCGGTCGTCCTGGACGGCTTCGGCCTGCTCGGCTTGGAGCAGCGGACGCCGTCGGTCCCGGTCGCGCTGGGTGCGCTCGCGGTCGGCTACGGCATCGCGGCGATCGTCCGGACGGGGCGGCAGGCGGGTGCGTGCCCGGACGTCCGGCGGCTGACGATGCTGTACGCGCTCGGCCTGGTCGCCGGCGCGGGGCTGCCGGTGCAGGCCGCCGTCAACGCCCGGCTGCGGACCGGCCTCGACGCGCCGTTCGGTGCCGCCGTCGTCAGCTTCGGGGTCGCGCTGGCCGCGATGGTCGTCGTCCTCGCCGTCGTGCTGGCCGCCGGCGCGCCCCGTCCCCGACCGGCCGGACTGCGCCGGATGCCGTGGTGGGGCTGGGCCGGTGGCGTGGTCGGCGCGGGCTACGTGACGACGACGCTGGTCGCGGTCGGCGAGATCGGCGCCGCGCCGACCGTCGCGCTGACCGTGGCCGGACAGCAGCTCGCGTCGGCCGTCGCCGACCACCGCGGCCTGCTGCGGCTGCCCCGCCGCCCGCTCACCGTCACCCGGCTGACCGGCGTGACAACGCTGGTGGCCGGGGCCGCGCTGATCCAGCTGGGCTAG
- a CDS encoding 2-hydroxyacid dehydrogenase: protein MVDVLIPFPAASLALPPGLDVHVWAGEPTVTTGPDMLTSADTSDIPGQDVLDRVEYYVMPYGFPSAAVELIERMPKLRAVQTLTAGYEHVMPHLRDGLTLCNARGVHDASTAELAVTLTLASLRGIPAFVRAAPSGEWLQGWYDSLADRTVLVVGYGAIGRAIEARLLPFECDVLKVARTAREGVAGFDSLPELLGRADVVILILPLTDETRGMVDADFLGRMRDGAVLVNVARGPIVDTDALVAEVGSGRIRAGLDVTDPEPLPPGHPLWTLPGALISPHVGGLSSAFLPRARRLVQSQLTRLAAGEPLANVVVGPGTSG from the coding sequence ATGGTGGACGTCCTCATCCCGTTCCCCGCCGCCTCGCTGGCGCTGCCGCCCGGGCTCGACGTGCACGTCTGGGCCGGTGAGCCGACGGTGACGACCGGGCCCGACATGCTGACCAGCGCCGACACCTCGGACATCCCGGGGCAGGACGTGCTCGACCGCGTCGAGTACTACGTCATGCCGTACGGCTTCCCCTCGGCCGCCGTCGAGCTCATCGAGCGGATGCCGAAGCTGCGCGCCGTCCAGACACTCACCGCCGGCTACGAGCACGTCATGCCGCATCTGCGCGACGGGCTGACGCTCTGCAACGCGCGCGGCGTGCACGACGCCAGCACCGCCGAGCTCGCGGTGACGCTGACGCTCGCGTCGCTGCGCGGTATCCCGGCGTTCGTCCGGGCCGCGCCGTCGGGGGAGTGGCTGCAGGGCTGGTACGACTCGCTGGCCGACCGGACGGTGCTGGTCGTCGGCTACGGCGCGATCGGCCGGGCCATCGAAGCGCGGCTGCTGCCGTTCGAGTGTGACGTGCTCAAGGTCGCCCGGACGGCGCGCGAGGGCGTGGCCGGCTTCGACTCGCTGCCGGAGCTGCTCGGCCGCGCCGACGTCGTCATCCTCATCCTGCCGCTGACCGACGAGACCCGCGGCATGGTCGACGCGGACTTCCTGGGCCGGATGCGCGACGGCGCGGTGCTGGTCAACGTCGCCCGCGGGCCGATCGTCGACACCGACGCGCTGGTCGCCGAGGTCGGCTCGGGCCGCATCCGCGCCGGGCTGGACGTCACCGACCCCGAGCCGCTGCCGCCCGGCCACCCGCTGTGGACGCTGCCCGGCGCGCTGATCTCGCCGCACGTCGGCGGCCTGTCGTCGGCGTTCCTGCCGCGGGCGAGGCGGCTGGTGCAGTCGCAGCTGACGCGGCTGGCGGCCGGCGAGCCGCTCGCCAACGTCGTCGTCGGCCCGGGAACGTCGGGCTAG
- a CDS encoding PQQ-dependent sugar dehydrogenase, with the protein MSTRRMIMVVAALALAGASCSESGSDGDGSASPSGSAPVTESPSEPVTESPSSLAPGTQTPSTPAAQPGPVTPSAVEEIVTGLAAPWSIAFVPGGDGAALVTLRDEGTIVLVDASGAVTPVGSVPGVDGTGEGGLLGLAFDPAAPSDLYVYATMGSENVVQRTTYADGALGSFSLVLDGIPAGTRHDGGRLAFGPDGMLYISTGESGVPEDAQELDNLGGKILRITPGGDVPDDNPFDGSPIWSYGHRNVEGLAFDDEGRLWASEFGDRSADELNLISPGQNYGWPFVEGIGGAPDYVDPVTEWRPTSESSPSGIAYVRDTIFVAALRGERLWQVPVDGSTAGEPAAFVEDYGRLRDAVLAPDGTLWVLTNNTDSRGDPRDGDDRILRLTLTP; encoded by the coding sequence ATGTCCACCCGGCGGATGATCATGGTCGTCGCGGCGCTGGCCCTGGCGGGTGCGTCCTGCTCGGAGTCGGGGTCGGACGGGGACGGCTCGGCCTCGCCGTCGGGCTCCGCGCCGGTCACCGAGTCGCCGTCAGAGCCGGTCACCGAGTCGCCGTCGTCGCTCGCGCCGGGGACGCAGACGCCGTCGACCCCCGCCGCGCAGCCGGGCCCCGTCACGCCGTCGGCGGTCGAGGAGATCGTGACCGGGCTGGCCGCGCCGTGGAGCATCGCGTTCGTGCCGGGCGGCGACGGTGCGGCGCTGGTGACGCTGCGCGACGAGGGCACGATCGTGCTGGTCGACGCGTCGGGCGCGGTGACGCCGGTCGGGTCCGTGCCCGGGGTCGACGGGACCGGCGAGGGCGGGCTGCTGGGGCTCGCGTTCGACCCGGCGGCGCCCTCCGACCTGTACGTGTACGCGACGATGGGCTCGGAGAACGTGGTGCAGCGGACGACGTATGCAGACGGCGCGCTGGGCTCGTTCTCGCTGGTGCTGGACGGGATTCCCGCGGGGACGCGGCACGACGGCGGGCGGCTGGCGTTCGGGCCCGACGGGATGCTGTACATCTCGACCGGCGAGAGCGGTGTGCCTGAGGACGCGCAGGAGCTGGACAACCTGGGCGGGAAGATCTTGCGCATCACGCCCGGCGGCGACGTGCCCGACGACAACCCGTTCGACGGGTCGCCGATCTGGTCCTATGGTCACCGCAACGTCGAGGGCCTCGCCTTCGACGACGAGGGCCGGCTGTGGGCGTCGGAGTTCGGCGACCGGTCGGCGGACGAGCTGAATCTGATCTCGCCCGGCCAGAATTACGGGTGGCCCTTCGTCGAGGGGATCGGCGGCGCACCCGACTACGTCGACCCCGTCACCGAGTGGCGGCCTACGTCCGAGTCGTCGCCGAGCGGGATCGCGTACGTGCGCGACACGATCTTCGTCGCGGCCCTGCGGGGCGAGCGGCTGTGGCAGGTGCCGGTCGACGGCTCGACGGCGGGTGAGCCGGCGGCGTTCGTCGAGGACTACGGGCGCCTGCGCGACGCCGTCCTCGCCCCCGACGGGACGCTGTGGGTGCTGACGAACAACACCGACAGCCGCGGCGACCCCCGCGACGGCGACGACCGGATTCTGCGGCTGACGCTGACGCCTTAG
- a CDS encoding DUF4097 family beta strand repeat-containing protein codes for MANETKPAVAGPGAELDRRPVRRGLSFAAIAAAAFAGLTAVSWITHSQDSVSVSERVDRVEIDVSSGRVEIVGSPSGETRLDFSVKSGWSRDGGIEHSVAGGVLRVTGGCDSGVFPGIWCESDVTITVPSSAVVSADASAGTLVVSGLSGETSLDSDAGSIEVSDQTGPLTAHSDAGSVRVTGLDADVAKVTSSAGDVEIEAVSPPRSLDAESSAGSVRVSLPDDVSYDVETDSAVGRERVTVDSRPGARHEVRAFSSAGSVEVVGSR; via the coding sequence ATGGCCAACGAGACGAAGCCGGCGGTTGCTGGGCCGGGCGCGGAGCTTGATCGTCGGCCGGTGCGGCGGGGGTTGTCGTTCGCCGCGATCGCGGCGGCGGCGTTCGCCGGCCTGACCGCGGTGTCGTGGATCACGCATTCACAGGACTCGGTCAGCGTTTCGGAGCGGGTCGACCGGGTCGAGATCGACGTCTCCTCCGGCCGCGTCGAGATCGTCGGGTCGCCGTCGGGTGAGACACGGCTGGACTTCTCGGTGAAGTCGGGGTGGAGCCGCGACGGCGGGATCGAGCACTCTGTGGCCGGCGGCGTGCTGCGGGTGACCGGCGGGTGCGACTCGGGGGTGTTCCCGGGCATCTGGTGCGAGTCGGACGTGACGATCACCGTGCCCTCGTCCGCCGTGGTCTCGGCCGACGCGTCCGCCGGGACCCTCGTGGTGTCGGGCCTGTCCGGCGAGACGTCGCTGGATTCCGACGCGGGCTCGATCGAGGTGTCCGACCAGACCGGCCCCCTGACCGCCCACTCCGACGCCGGCTCCGTCCGGGTGACCGGTCTCGACGCCGACGTCGCCAAGGTGACGTCGAGCGCGGGCGACGTGGAGATCGAGGCGGTGTCGCCGCCACGGTCGCTGGACGCGGAGTCCAGCGCCGGCTCGGTGCGGGTGTCCCTCCCCGACGACGTCTCCTACGACGTCGAGACCGATTCCGCCGTCGGCCGCGAGCGCGTCACCGTCGACTCTCGGCCGGGGGCGCGCCATGAGGTCCGCGCCTTCTCCAGCGCCGGCTCCGTCGAGGTCGTCGGTTCGCGCTGA
- a CDS encoding ribbon-helix-helix protein, CopG family: MAKEKMTVTLDPSTLADIDADARLAGLNRSEFVERALRREHYRRLLERAGRPGNHRHTESDQQLRDLLAWQRNPS; this comes from the coding sequence ATGGCCAAGGAGAAGATGACCGTCACCCTCGATCCGTCCACCCTGGCCGACATCGATGCTGATGCGCGGCTGGCGGGACTGAACCGCTCGGAGTTCGTCGAGCGGGCGCTGCGCCGCGAGCACTACCGAAGGCTCCTCGAGCGGGCCGGCCGACCGGGCAACCACAGGCATACCGAGAGCGACCAGCAGCTGCGTGACCTGCTCGCCTGGCAGCGCAACCCGTCGTGA